One genomic segment of Heterodontus francisci isolate sHetFra1 chromosome 25, sHetFra1.hap1, whole genome shotgun sequence includes these proteins:
- the inka2 gene encoding PAK4-inhibitor INKA2 — translation MDNSLRRLKQELQSMKEAGDGLQDQMNCMMDALQELKLLQVQTALEQLEISGFRGQASSITNSQQWLRNGKDESKVSEGWPGTRLERKTCKPSSSSRLCTSSPATFPGQAEKPMGWRLEQYFRETPCQEMQSSALLSMPLDHLKDAPSPASPRLDHNEQTQVAAPPEVHELPTARKVGSRSTQDSNTSNDWTSSLLSQSRNRQPLILGDNVFADLVGNWLDLPELEKKPHPTSVEGRRDHVPVLSRSQEFQKKLNLTANIFKKLLRSVRPEKGKLVKERHGQTPTSNPRDAITKRSIKGSKQKVTFYFALRGSNTQNNQAQDGRGTYCTTLLDEKNLRSNSCTNKLVQSVTEKQSQFDYNTVVWV, via the exons ATGGACAACAGTCTGCGTCGTTTGAAGCAGGAGTTG CAATCGATGAAGGAAGCTGGAGATGGGCtccaggaccagatgaattgtatgATGGACGCCCTCCAGGAGCTGAAACTTCTCCAAGTGCAGACAGCTTTGGAACAGTTGGAGATCTCAGGGTTTCGGGGCCAAGCTTCATCCATCACTAACAGCCAGCAATGGTTGAGAAACGGGAAGGACGAATCCAAAGTCAGTGAGGGCTGGCCAGGCACCAGGCTGGAGAGGAAAACTTGcaagcccagcagcagcagcaggctcTGTACATCGAGCCCCGCAACCTTTCCAGGACAGGCTGAAAAACCCATGGGCTGGAGATTAGAGCAATATTTCAGGGAGACTCCTTGTCAAGAGATGCAGTCATCAGCGCTATTATCTATGCCTCTCGATCATCTCAAGGATGCCCCatcaccagcttcacctagattggacCACAATGAGCAGACCCAGGTAGCTGCCCCACCAGAGGTTCACGAGCTCCCTACAGCAAGGAAAGTGGGCAGTAGGTCAACACAAGATTCCAACACCTCAAATGATTGGACCTCCTCTCTGCTCTCCCAGAGTAGAAATAGGCAGCCCCTCATTTTGGGAGACAACGTCTTTGCTGACTTGGTGGGCAACTGGTTAGACTTGCCCGAGTTGGAGAAGAAGCCCCATCCCACCTCTGTGGAGGGTCGACGTGACCACGTTCCCGTCCTCAGCAGATCTCAGGAATTCCAAAAGAAATTGAACCTCACTGCCAATATCTTCAAGAAGCTGCTGAGAAGCGTGCGGCCTGAGAAGGGAAAGCTGGTGAAGGAGAGGCATGGCCAGACGCCAACAAGTAACCCGCGAGATGCCATCACCAAAAGGTCCATCAAGGGTTCCAAGCAGAAGGTAACCTTTTACTTTGCATTGCGGGGGAGCAACACTCAGAACAACCAGGCTCAGGATGGACGTGGGACTTACTGCACCACATTACTGGATGAAAAGAATCTCAGATCCAACAGCTGCACAAATAAACTGGTCCAGTCGGTGACCGAGAAACAGTCTCAGTTTGACTATAACACTGTGGTTTGGGTCTGA